A single window of Carassius auratus strain Wakin chromosome 9, ASM336829v1, whole genome shotgun sequence DNA harbors:
- the kansl1l gene encoding KAT8 regulatory NSL complex subunit 1-like protein, translating into MDCSGVALGLDMDNSFGQLIWQNLPSMVHLDLLSSKSSPQFPEMLLSPLFQDSHSKAFLLSSPEPLLTLLSLNRNSPGTPGGAPQMCFMPTLEDKGQDGAEPSHNLTQHGGSTRDCQVDTKEQAPHCSRKNNALNQTLVSTMEELKEGLMIQSLWHLSQHVSLANRASHLQQRVLAILGGHASRHYSYQLDGLKKKLLEARRSPQSTSKPLFETFNAVEMQEVEKALIRNLQYPEAHGQPLKSRDLQNLAHSGHAVLHGVLEALDSDATVSSSDEEWDHEDAKETSVESQCRVCEWRWLKDRAEFCSRWTWLQMRLSELDSQIQQLGKLRQQILSNKGHVVLAESQPLTDRQIQHTLWTETMDLSFTAGNMQDLQSDLEMEPSSPTSLLRNIERQSAQLTQIVNSLMPSLCASPSSSPMSKGPCNHWRGQQKTAYSSQATHTGVFVPSGPQCLHKARQKRKRTCHKRQYLPQVDVSCVSARTRPLLTYHKPRLFVMDPLSHREQVLESPPSLCPNCALCDPASVCTDPARLHRKDRTDGKVHPILSLSSETPSSFHLQNFVLEESLLPRSLLETERTSPHLCLSSRDRVSRSLFHCSHQPKNRRHLKRHRRESTPIRWARTRDHHSQDYREGKKKRRCSGRTVDISSITPKSDLASQSDDSQVEESSEDVTVSYCTPTRLRNLQFSSRRRNPESIFSIDDIVVPMSLFASVKVERLQYKNILTPSWRKVHISPLLKREEDEQEEGMPEAIGDEDFFQRHQNYERREKLRWNKNRRHRIRSSRKSCSSVSARDHPARCHPPIHSPVPFTWTFSTSEDSSEASVDEKEPMQPWRRRSFPLTDEDLRRDEDKSVL; encoded by the exons ATGGACTGCAGCGGTGTTGCACTAGGTTTGGATATGGATAACAGTTTTGGACAGTTGATATGGCAGAACCTTCCATCCATGGTCCATCTGGATCTCCTGTCCTCTAAAAGTTCTCCTCAGTTCCCGGAAATGCTGCTATCGCCTTTGTTCCAGGATTCACATTCCAAAGCCTTTCTGCTGTCAAGCCCAGAGCCACTTCTCACCCTCCTCTCCTTGAACAGGAACTCACCAGGTACTCCTGGAGGTGCtccacaaatgtgtttcatgcccACACTTGAAGACAAAGGACAAGACGGGGCCGAGCCCAGTCACAACCTCACACAGCATGGTGGTTCTACTAGAGATTGCCAAGTTGACACCAAAGAGCAAGCACCACATTGCAGCAGGAAGAACAATGCTTTAAACCAAACATTGGTGAGCACTATGGAGGAACTGAAGGAAGGGCTGATGATTCAGTCATTGTGGCATCTCTCTCAACATGTTTCGTTGGCAAATCGAGCCAGTCATCTACAACAGAGGGTTTTGGCGATTCTTGGTGGACATGCTTCTAGACACTATAGCTACCAACTGGATGGTCTGAAGAAGAAACTCCTTGAAGCACGGCGTTCTCCCCAGTCAACATCGAAACCTCTTTTTGAGACTTTCAATGCTGTAGAGATGCAGGAGGTAGAGAAGGCTCTTATAAGGAACCTCCAGTACCCTGAAGCACATGGCCAACCTCTGAAGTCCAGAGATTTGCAGAATTTAGCACACAGTGGTCATGCTGTTCTGCATGGAGTGCTGGAAGCTCTGGACTCAGATGCCACCGTGAGCAGCTCAGATGAGGAGTGGGACCATGAAGACGCCAAAGAGACCTCTGTGGAATCACA ATGTCGTGTCTGTGAGTGGAGATGGCTGAAGGACAGAGCTGAATTCTGCAGTCGCTGGACATGGCTGCAGATGAGACTGTCTGAGCTAGACTCTCAGATTCAGCAGCTTGGAAAACTCAGGCAACAGATTCTTTCTAATAAG GGTCATGTGGTTTTGGCAGAGTCTCAGCCCCTGACGGACAGGCAGATTCAACACACCTTGTGGACAGAGACTATGGATCTTTCATTTACAGCTGGGAACATGCAAGATTTGCAGTCTGATCTAGAGATGGAACCCAGCAGCCCTACAAGCCTTTTGAGGAACATTGAGAGACAG agtGCCCAGCTGACTCAGATTGTAAACAGCCTGATGCCGTCTCTGTGTGCCTCTCCTTCCTCATCACCTATGTCTAAAGGACCCTGCAATCACTGGAGAGGTCAACAGAAAACAGCTTACAGCAG CCAAGCGACACACACGGGTGTCTTTGTTCCCAGTGGACCGCAGTGTTTGCACAAGGCCAGGCAGAAGAGGAAGCGAACATGTCACAAACGACAGTACCTCCCTCAGGTGGACGTCAGCTGTGTGTCAGCCCGGACTCGACCCCTTCTGACCTATCACAAACCTAGACTTTTCGTCATGGATCCATTGTCTCATAGAGAACAG gTCTTGGAGTCACCCCCTTCTCTTTGTCCCAATTGTGCACTCTGTGATCCTGCATCTGTGTGCACAGATCCTGCACGTCTCCACAGGAAAGACAGAACAGATGGCAAAGTGCATCCTATTCTATCACTTTCCTCAG AAACTCCATCATCCTTCCATCTGCAAAATTTTGTCTTGGAGGAAAGTTTGCTTCCGCGATCTCTCCTGGAAACTGAGCGCACAAGTCCCCATCTCTGTCTTAGCTCCAGAGACAGAGTCTCCCGGTCTTTATTCC ATTGCAGTCATCAGCCAAAAAACAGGAGGCATTTGAAGAGGCACAGAAGGGAGAGCACTCCTATACGATGGGCACGCACCCGAGACCACCACAGTCAAGATTACAGGGAAGGCAAGAAGAAGCGGCGCTGCTCTGGGAGGACAGTGG ACATCTCCAGTATTACACCCAAGTCTGATCTGGCCTCCCAGAGTGATGACAGTCAGGTGGAGGAATCTTCAGAGGATGTGACCGTCTCTTACTGTACCCCCACACGACTGAGAAACTTACAG TTCTCATCACGCAGGAGAAACCCGGAGAgtattttcagcattgatgacaTTGTCGTTCCTATGTCTCTGTTCGCATCAGTGAAAGtggaaagacttcagtataagaACATTTTGACACCCAG ttgGCGAAAGGTGCATATTTCGCCTTTATTGAAAAGAGAAGAGGATGAGCAGGAGGAAGGGATG CCAGAAGCAATAGGAGATGAAGATTTCTTTCAGAGGCACCAGAATTATGAGCGTAGAGAGAAACTCCGCTGGAATAAGAACAGAAGACACAGGATCAG GTCATCCAGGAAAAGCTGCTCTTCTGTATCTGCGAGAGACCACCCTGCGCGCTGTCACCCACCTATACATTCTCCTGTTCCCTTCACCTGGACATTCAGTACTTCTGAAGATTCATCAGAAGCCAGTGTAGACGAAAAAGAG CCAATGCAACCATGGAGGAGACGATCGTTCCCCCTGACTGATGAGGATTTGAGGCGTGATGAAGATAAGAGTGTTCTTTAA
- the tas2r201.1 gene encoding taste receptor, type 2, member 201, tandem duplicate 1 — translation MFSFIVNMSMVAFAIVNVPVSIATILLNIFFAYCMIFSQKGPANSIKPLLNVLLWSLIGCSLVLNILNLLLVYSNFFDLGSWIHIFLEAGLLFAMWTGFTASLALNVCFYFQIVPVRRPFLIRIKKHIRLFVYLALFVDRLFFLSEFLVRVILELSAMNLNSTIHVNITSETPDLGIYILTHIDFWMRCCYFLLCLGIMLASSGATVVYLWNHIKRMEKNGCSFSALRKKQQMKVAILGIIHGVLFFLASGWLMTEELLSYFAGFVDQQGHLICTVMAVYSLGSAILLGVSQANFYQMAKNIGRKLQTLICHLL, via the coding sequence atgttttcGTTTATTGTTAACATGAGCATGGTGGCATTTGCCATAGTAAATGTTCCCGTTTCTATTGCCACTATtctgctgaatattttttttgcctACTGTATGATTTTTTCTCAGAAAGGACCAGCAAACAGCATAAAGCCGCTGCTTAATGTATTACTGTGGTCTCTTATTGGATGCAGTCTTGTTCTTaacattttaaaccttttattAGTTTATTCCAACTTTTTCGATCTAGGTTCATGGATTCACATTTTTTTAGAGGCCGGTCTTCTCTTTGCCATGTGGACTGGTTTTACTGCCTCTCTTGCTCTGAATGTGTGTTTCTACTTCCAGATAGTTCCTGTACGGCGGCCTTTTTTGATCCGGATAAAGAAGCACATCAGACTCTTTGTGTACTTGGCATTATTTGTCGACAGACTCTTCTTTCTGTCTGAATTCCTTGTACGCGTTATCTTGGAACTTTCTGCAATGAACTTGAATTCAACAATTCATGTGAACATCACCAGTGAAACACCAGATTTAGGAATCTACATATTAACACACATAGACTTTTGGATGAGATGTTGCTATTTTTTGCTTTGTCTGGGCATTATGCTGGCATCGAGCGGTGCGACTGTTGTCTACTTGTGGAATCACATAAAGAGAATGGAGAAGAATGGATGCTCTTTCTCTGCTCTTCGTAAAAAGCAACAGATGAAAGTGGCAATCTTGGGCATTATACATGGTGTCCTCTTCTTTCTCGCTTCAGGGTGGCTCATGACAGAAGAGCTCTTGTCGTATTTTGCTGGTTTTGTGGATCAGCAGGGCCATTTGATTTGCACTGTCATGGCAGTGTATTCTCTTGGATCAGCCATCCTTTTAGGTGTTTCTCAGGCAAACTTCTACCAAATGGCTAAAAATATTGGCAGAAAACTACAAACCCTGATATGTCATCTTCTCTAA